The window TGAACCATATGAGCGAAGGGGAAAACGAGTAAGGAGCCCATATGGAACTACACGACGATTCTCAAGATATTATCACGCTAGCTGATCTTATCCCGGTCCAACTGAGTGATCCGATTGCGGCCCGATTACGGATGAGCGGAGAATTCCGCTTGTTGTGGGCAGTACTCGAGGACGCGATCGATTGCTATCTTCGTTACGTTGACCATCCGTCTTCAGCTATGCGTGAACTCTTTCAAGAAGCGAAAGAGTGGATCGAAACCAAAGAAGGCGAAGATCTCTGTAGTTTTACTGGCATTTGTGATGCCTTCCAGATTGATCCTGCCTACCTGCGCCGCGGTCTCAAGCGACGGTTACAGGAGATTCGTGAACAGCATGCGATGTTCCCGCTCAAGCGGGCGGCGTAATCCTCACTGTACGGAAAATGAAGACGTTTTTTGAGCATTTCCTCGATGAAGTCTTGCGCAAGCAAGAAGCAGGAGAAATCGAGGAAGCTACTGCGCAGCGATGGATCGCCGAAATGAAGCACCAGCTTCAGGAGTACGCGCAGTCCGTTCCTAGTGCTCCGATTGTCGAGATTCCTGTTCTGCACTAACGGACTACCAGTGAGTGTTCCTGATGTGGGAGACGTATGGAATAGTCCTCACACTTAGATACTTGAACTGCTACCTGACCTTCTACTGCAACCTTCTTCTTTCTGCCGCTTCTTGCTATTACTTTTGGCCTCTCTTTTTACTCTGATTCTGCTTCTTCCGAGAGGCTGTTCCTCCGTCTCCCTTCCTCCACTGGTTGTGCCGGACACCACCGCCTTCGACGGCAGTCCGGCACAGTTGAAGCCTGTGACATCCTCAGATACTGTAAAACACTAGTTTTACTATGGAGGAGTTCACGCGCATGGAACGAATGCCGACTCGGGCGGTGCGAATTGGAAAAGTACAAGTGGGTGGTGGCGCTCAGATCGTCGTCCAGAGCATGTGTGCCACGAAAACCACTGCCATTGATGCCACGGTAGCGCAAGTTCACCAACTCGAAAAAGCACGAGCTGGCATTGTCCGTATTGCGGTTGATAACCCAAAAGAAGCTGCGGCACTGAAAGAGATTCGTGCGCAGACTACCGCTACCCTCTCTGTCGACTTGCAAGAAAACTACAAAATGGCAGAGTTGGTCGCGCCTTACGTTGATAAGGTTCGCTACAACCCTGGTCATTTACATCACATCGAAAAGGGCAAGACCATCCCGCAAAAGGTCGCCTGGCTGGTGGATATCGCTCGTGAACATGACATTGCCATTCGGATTGGCGTAAACTGTGGCTCGGTTGCGCCTGCATTCCTCGAAAAATACCCTGGCGACCAGATGGAAGCGTTGATTCAATCCACCCTCTACCACTGCCAGTTGATGGAAGAGCTTGGGTTTGACCGCTTCGTAGTGTCGATGAAGGATTCTGACCCAGCCAAAGTTGTCGAGGCCAACACGCGCTTTGCCAAAGCCCGCCCCGATGTACCTATCCATCTGGGAGTCACAGAAGCAGGCTTACCGCCCGACGGGATCATGAAAAGCCGCATCGCCTTTGAGAAGTTGTTGGCAAGCGGGATCGGGGACACCTTACGAGTCTCCCTGACACTCCCTAATGATCGTAAGCATGAAGAAGTCACCGCAGGTTTGCAGATCATTGAAGATGTGAAGCAGGGTCGATTCGTATCGGTTCCTGACTTCGGTAAAGGGATGAACATTATTTCATGCCCAAGCTGTTCGCGGGTCGAGAACGAGAAATTTGTCGAACTTGCACAACAAGTCAAAGCCATGACTGCATATGCCAAGGAGCATCACATCACCATTGCGGTTATGGGCTGTCGGGTGAACGGCCCCGGTGAAACTGACGATGCTGACCTCGGTCTTTGGTGTGGACCAACGACCGTGAACCTGAAGAAGAAAAGTGTCAAACTCGGGAACTTCGGGTACGATGTTGTCTTGGGTCGGTTAAAGATCGAACTTGATAAGCTGATTGCTGAGCAGGTGTGATGGATAAGCGTTCAGCTCTCAGTTCTCAGCCAGCAGAAAAAGTCTTCAGCGGTCAGTACGCAGCTCGTCAGGAAGTCATGCGATTTGCCTTTTTTGGCTGACCGCTGATAGCTGATGGCTGAACGCTCCCCTTCTCATGACCAAACGCGACCAAGACAAAA of the Deltaproteobacteria bacterium genome contains:
- the ispG gene encoding (E)-4-hydroxy-3-methylbut-2-enyl-diphosphate synthase: MEEFTRMERMPTRAVRIGKVQVGGGAQIVVQSMCATKTTAIDATVAQVHQLEKARAGIVRIAVDNPKEAAALKEIRAQTTATLSVDLQENYKMAELVAPYVDKVRYNPGHLHHIEKGKTIPQKVAWLVDIAREHDIAIRIGVNCGSVAPAFLEKYPGDQMEALIQSTLYHCQLMEELGFDRFVVSMKDSDPAKVVEANTRFAKARPDVPIHLGVTEAGLPPDGIMKSRIAFEKLLASGIGDTLRVSLTLPNDRKHEEVTAGLQIIEDVKQGRFVSVPDFGKGMNIISCPSCSRVENEKFVELAQQVKAMTAYAKEHHITIAVMGCRVNGPGETDDADLGLWCGPTTVNLKKKSVKLGNFGYDVVLGRLKIELDKLIAEQV